From the genome of Gracilinanus agilis isolate LMUSP501 chromosome 2, AgileGrace, whole genome shotgun sequence, one region includes:
- the LOC123232938 gene encoding dual specificity protein phosphatase 13-like translates to MDGKMFHKIRYKTPELNDLQRLLLTQSGSRNHMDEVWPNIYVGDLWAARNLKILQSLRITHILNAAHGGLGVSTGPGYYRHIPMTYLGIEAFDDCAFDLSVFFHEAANFIQGALETPEGKVLVHCAMGLSRSATLVLAFLMLRKHLTLVEALKTVSVHRNICPNLGFLSQLRNLDLQLSQEQHNRDRESLMAPTTLH, encoded by the exons ATGGATGGGAAGATGTTTCACAAGATCAGATATAAGACACCAGAGTTGAATGACCTGCAGCGACTCCTCTTGACTCAAAGTGGGTCTCGGAATCATATGGACGAAGTCTGGCCTAACATCTACGTGGGAGATTT ATGGGCTGCCAGGAATCTCAAAATACTACAGAGCCTAAGAATCACTCACATCCTCAATGCTGCCCATGGTGGATTAGGCGTATCCACAGGACCAGGTTATTATCGTCACATACCTATGACCTACCTTGGGATAGAGGCTTTTGATGACTGTGCCTTTGACCTCAGTGTCTTTTTCCATGAGGCAGCAAACTTCATCCAGGGAGCACTAGAGACCCCAGAAG GGAAGGTGCTTGTCCACTGTGCCATGGGGCTTAGTCGCTCTGCTACCCTGGTACTTGCCTTCCTGATGCTCCGGAAGCATCTGACCTTGGTGGAAGCCTTGAAGACAGTAAGTGTCCATCGAAACATCTGCCCCAATCTGGGGTTCCTCTCTCAGCTGCGTAACTTGGACCTCCAACTTAGCCAGGAACAACATAATAGGGACAGGGAGAGTCTGATGGCACCTACCACTCTGCACTGA
- the LOC123232937 gene encoding dual specificity protein phosphatase 13-like isoform X1 produces MGCPPLFSRMDSLQRQDLRRPKIHGATRVSTQNLAPYQTPTLAYLQRLLWIRRATSMSHINEVWPNLYLGDAYAARDKSKLCQLGVTHIVNVAAGRFHVDTGTKFYRGMPVDYYGIEADDNPFFDLSIYFLPAARYIRTALSNQGRVFVHCAMGVSRSATLVLAYLMICENMTLVEAIQTVQTHRDICPNSGFLRQLQVLDSRLGRDMGRL; encoded by the exons ATGGGATGCCCTCCCCTGTTTTCCAGGATGGATTCACTGCAGAGACAGGACCTGCGGAGGCCCAAGATCCATGGGGCAACCCGAGTTAGCACCCAGAACCTCGCCCCCTACCAGACACCCACTTTGGCCTACCTGCAGCGCCTGCTGTGGATTCGAAGGGCCACCTCAATGAGCCACATCAATGAGGTCTGGCCCAACCTCTACCTGGGAGACGC ATACGCAGCCCGGGATAAGAGCAAACTGTGCCAGCTGGGTGTCACCCACATTGTGAATGTGGCTGCTGGCAGGTTCCACGTTGACACGGGCACCAAATTCTACCGAGGGATGCCCGTGGATTATTATGGGATTGAGGCTGATGACAATCCCTTCTTTGACCTTAGCATTTACTTTCTGCCTGCAGCAAGATACATCAGAACAGCTCTCAGCAATCAAG GCCGTGTATTTGTGCACTGTGCCATGGGGGTCAGCCGGTCTGCCACACTTGTCCTGGCTTACCTCATGATCTGTGAAAATATGACCCTGGTAGAGGCCATTCAGACTGTGCAGACCCACCGAGACATTTGCCCCAACTCAGGTTTCCTCAGGCAGCTCCAGGTCCTGGACAGTCGGCTGGGGCGGGACATGGGGAGACTCTGA
- the LOC123232937 gene encoding dual specificity protein phosphatase 13-like isoform X2 — protein MDSLQRQDLRRPKIHGATRVSTQNLAPYQTPTLAYLQRLLWIRRATSMSHINEVWPNLYLGDAYAARDKSKLCQLGVTHIVNVAAGRFHVDTGTKFYRGMPVDYYGIEADDNPFFDLSIYFLPAARYIRTALSNQGRVFVHCAMGVSRSATLVLAYLMICENMTLVEAIQTVQTHRDICPNSGFLRQLQVLDSRLGRDMGRL, from the exons ATGGATTCACTGCAGAGACAGGACCTGCGGAGGCCCAAGATCCATGGGGCAACCCGAGTTAGCACCCAGAACCTCGCCCCCTACCAGACACCCACTTTGGCCTACCTGCAGCGCCTGCTGTGGATTCGAAGGGCCACCTCAATGAGCCACATCAATGAGGTCTGGCCCAACCTCTACCTGGGAGACGC ATACGCAGCCCGGGATAAGAGCAAACTGTGCCAGCTGGGTGTCACCCACATTGTGAATGTGGCTGCTGGCAGGTTCCACGTTGACACGGGCACCAAATTCTACCGAGGGATGCCCGTGGATTATTATGGGATTGAGGCTGATGACAATCCCTTCTTTGACCTTAGCATTTACTTTCTGCCTGCAGCAAGATACATCAGAACAGCTCTCAGCAATCAAG GCCGTGTATTTGTGCACTGTGCCATGGGGGTCAGCCGGTCTGCCACACTTGTCCTGGCTTACCTCATGATCTGTGAAAATATGACCCTGGTAGAGGCCATTCAGACTGTGCAGACCCACCGAGACATTTGCCCCAACTCAGGTTTCCTCAGGCAGCTCCAGGTCCTGGACAGTCGGCTGGGGCGGGACATGGGGAGACTCTGA